In Tistrella mobilis, the genomic window TGCCGGCAGTGTCGAGCAGCCGGGCGAGCGCCGGCGGCAGGGCCGCATCGGTGACCATAAGATGGGCATCTTCGATCCGCCCGCCGCTGGCACTGGCGGGGCGGCCGAATTTGGTGGCATCTGCAACCAACACCCGCTGACGGCAATGGGCCATGATCGCCTGACGCGCGATCACCTCGTCAGGGGTGAAGTCGAGCAGGGTGCCGTCGGGGTCGATGCCACCCGCGCCGGCAATGCCGAAATCGACCCGGTAGGCGGCGAAGACCCGCGCGGCCGCCTCTCCGGTGACGCCGCGATCGCTGAGCCGGCCACCGGCGATGGTCACGTCGATCCGGGGCGTTTCCGAGAGCAGGGCGGCAATGGCGACATTGTTGGTGACGACGGTGAAGGCGGCCTCCCGCTCTGCCAGGGCGCGGGCGACCTGTTCGGGCGTGGTGCCGATGCCGAGCGAGACCGAGGCGCCGTCGGGGATGAGTGCCGCCACGGCGCGCCCGATCCGGCGCTTGGCCTCCAGGTTCAGAACCTGACGGGTGCCATAGGCGATGTTGCGGTCGGGCCAGGCCGCCCCGCCATGCATGCGCTTCAGCCGGCCGTCATCGGACAGCGCGTTGACATCGCGGCGGATGGTCTGGGGCGTGACCCGGAAACGGGCAGCCAGCGCGTCGATACCGGCATAACCGGTCTCGCGGACGAGCGACAGGATTTCGGAGCGGCGGCGGGTCGTGTTCATGGCCCCGATCCTGTCCGCGCGGCGTCACCGGTTCAAAGGAAGGTTCGGTTTTCGTTTGATGACGGTTCGGCGACATGAAACCGTTCGTTCGCGCGAAGGGTGCTTTTCGTATGAACGGTCGTTGTCCCGAGCAAATGGACACTGGCCGTCGAGCGGGGTTGGGGATAGAAGCTTCATTTGATCCAGGGGCACGCAATCTGCGAGACTGAGGCTGCCGGCTTCCCCGCATGCCGCGTGCCCGACGGCCCGGGCTGCCCGACAGAATGACGGGTCAGGCCCGGTTCGACACGGGTCAGGCCCGATTGGACACGGGTCAGGAACGAGACAGGGACGAAGGCGATCTTATCCATGGACAGACGAGCCGGTTCATCCGACACGAGCGGGGCGACGCGTCCGCCCCAGCGCGAGCTGCCGGTGGCCATCCGCGAAGGCCGGCCGGCCGATGCTGCCGCGGCCACCCGTGTAGGGGTGGCTGCCTGGGAAAAGGGGCCCGGCAGCGTGCTGCCATCCTCGGCGCGGGCCCCCATGGCCGACGGCAAGATGTTCGACCTGCTGCTTCGCCAGGCGCCGGAACGGATTCTGGTCGCTGATGTCGGTGGCCACGTGCTGGGCCTGGCGGTGGGGGATGCCGAAGGTGAGCAGCTGACCGATCTCTGGGTCGATCCGCGCGCCTGGGGGCGGGGGTTGGGCAGCCGTCTGCTGTCGGCCTTCGAACAGGCTGCCGGGGAGCGCGGACGCAAGCGGATCGTGATCGATGTTCTGGAAGGCGATGAGCGGGGGCTGGGCTTCTGCCGCCGCCGCGGCTATCAGGCGGTTGGCCGGTCGACCGTCCGCGACCGGGATCTTCATATGATGATCGGCAAGATCCGTCTGGAGAAGCGCCTGGGTTGAGCCGGCGCCCCCGCCGACTGTGGCGGGAATGTGCCACCCGGGACTGCGCGTGTATCGGGTAAACCACGGTTTATCGCCGTTTACACGCCGTTTACATTGATCGGCTATGACAAGAGCGTGACA contains:
- a CDS encoding DeoR/GlpR family DNA-binding transcription regulator, with product MNTTRRRSEILSLVRETGYAGIDALAARFRVTPQTIRRDVNALSDDGRLKRMHGGAAWPDRNIAYGTRQVLNLEAKRRIGRAVAALIPDGASVSLGIGTTPEQVARALAEREAAFTVVTNNVAIAALLSETPRIDVTIAGGRLSDRGVTGEAAARVFAAYRVDFGIAGAGGIDPDGTLLDFTPDEVIARQAIMAHCRQRVLVADATKFGRPASASGGRIEDAHLMVTDAALPPALARLLDTAGTRVIVTAAETAA
- a CDS encoding N-acetyltransferase family protein, giving the protein MDRRAGSSDTSGATRPPQRELPVAIREGRPADAAAATRVGVAAWEKGPGSVLPSSARAPMADGKMFDLLLRQAPERILVADVGGHVLGLAVGDAEGEQLTDLWVDPRAWGRGLGSRLLSAFEQAAGERGRKRIVIDVLEGDERGLGFCRRRGYQAVGRSTVRDRDLHMMIGKIRLEKRLG